The Mycobacteriales bacterium genome includes a window with the following:
- a CDS encoding DUF445 domain-containing protein yields MTTPTAADRRSRLRRMKAGATGLLAFAAAVYVATLVAGGDGTAVGYVRAASEAAMVGGLADWFAVTALFRHPLGLPVPHTALVPTKKDQLAANLGEFMTEHFLTRETIRDRLAGAAVVPRVGGWLADPAHARTVTDRALTVVADLLDAVDDAAVVDALLELAGRDALRRSYGPLAGRLLEDTVRAGTHRPLVDVLVEQAYEWLRANRELLAQWLKETAANAAPVVGWMIATDKRTRRAADELVRLAREVRDDPHHELRRTFDDLLLRIAADVRHDAGTAERIDAMVVRFLASDETRAWAATVLAETRLSVRAALLDPASALSRNAAGWVADAGRRAVEDDAFRARLEAWVEGGVLYAVDRYAGEFTRLVEATVASWDGRDAADRIENAVGHDLQFIRVNGTVVGALAGVAIHTVALLLA; encoded by the coding sequence ATGACGACCCCGACCGCGGCCGACCGCCGGAGCCGGCTCCGCCGGATGAAGGCGGGCGCCACCGGCCTGCTGGCGTTCGCCGCCGCCGTCTACGTCGCCACCCTCGTCGCCGGCGGCGACGGCACCGCCGTCGGCTACGTCCGGGCCGCCAGCGAGGCCGCGATGGTCGGCGGGCTGGCCGACTGGTTCGCCGTCACCGCGCTGTTCCGCCACCCGCTCGGGCTGCCGGTGCCGCACACCGCGCTCGTTCCCACCAAGAAGGACCAGCTCGCCGCGAACCTCGGCGAGTTCATGACCGAGCACTTCCTCACCCGCGAGACCATCCGCGACCGGCTCGCCGGCGCCGCCGTCGTGCCGCGCGTCGGCGGCTGGCTCGCCGACCCCGCGCACGCCCGCACCGTCACCGACCGCGCTCTGACCGTGGTGGCGGACCTGCTCGACGCCGTGGACGACGCGGCCGTGGTCGACGCGCTGCTCGAGCTGGCCGGGCGCGACGCGCTGCGGCGTTCGTACGGTCCGCTGGCCGGCCGCCTCCTCGAGGACACCGTCCGCGCTGGCACCCACCGCCCGCTGGTCGACGTTCTCGTGGAGCAGGCGTACGAGTGGCTGCGCGCCAACCGCGAGCTGCTCGCCCAGTGGCTCAAGGAGACCGCCGCGAACGCCGCGCCCGTCGTCGGCTGGATGATCGCCACCGACAAGCGGACCCGCCGCGCCGCCGACGAGCTCGTCCGTCTCGCCCGCGAGGTCCGCGACGATCCGCACCACGAGCTGCGGCGGACGTTCGACGACCTGCTGCTGCGCATCGCCGCCGACGTGCGGCACGACGCCGGCACCGCCGAGCGGATCGACGCCATGGTTGTGCGGTTCCTCGCCAGCGACGAGACGCGGGCCTGGGCGGCGACCGTGCTGGCCGAGACACGGCTGTCGGTGCGCGCGGCGTTGCTCGACCCCGCGAGCGCGCTGTCGCGCAACGCCGCCGGCTGGGTCGCCGACGCCGGCCGCCGCGCCGTCGAGGACGACGCGTTCCGCGCCCGGCTCGAGGCCTGGGTCGAGGGCGGCGTGCTGTACGCGGTCGACCGCTACGCCGGCGAGTTCACCCGGCTGGTCGAGGCGACCGTCGCGAGCTGGGACGGCCGCGACGCGGCCGACCGCATCGAGAACGCGGTCGGCCACGACCTCCAGTTCATCCGCGTCAACGGCACCGTCGTCGGCGCCCTCGCCGGCGTCGCGATCCACACCGTCGCGCTGCTGCTGGCCTAG
- a CDS encoding SigE family RNA polymerase sigma factor, producing the protein MTTADEEFAALYGARLRAVRRTAYLLCGDWRAAEDLAQTAFAKLYAAWPRLRDPRAADAYLRRIVARAHVDEARRPWHRRELSSGDLPEPASPTGDASEDRVVVLAALAGVPPRQRACLVLRYYDDCSVTETAAALGCSEGTVKSNTARGLDALRRLLPVGEETR; encoded by the coding sequence GTGACCACCGCCGACGAGGAGTTCGCCGCGCTCTACGGGGCGCGGCTGCGGGCCGTGCGGCGGACGGCGTACCTGCTGTGTGGTGACTGGCGCGCGGCAGAGGACCTGGCGCAGACGGCGTTCGCCAAGCTGTACGCCGCCTGGCCGCGCCTGCGGGACCCGCGGGCGGCGGACGCGTACCTGCGGCGGATCGTGGCCCGAGCCCACGTGGACGAGGCACGCCGCCCGTGGCACCGCCGCGAGCTCTCCTCCGGCGACCTGCCGGAGCCGGCGTCACCGACAGGTGATGCCAGCGAGGACCGGGTGGTCGTGCTGGCTGCGCTGGCGGGCGTTCCGCCGCGGCAACGCGCCTGCCTGGTGCTGCGCTACTACGACGACTGCTCGGTGACCGAGACCGCCGCCGCGCTGGGGTGCAGCGAGGGCACGGTCAAGAGCAACACCGCGCGCGGGCTCGACGCCCTGCGCCGCCTGCTGCCCGTGGGAGAGGAAACCCGATGA
- a CDS encoding MmcQ/YjbR family DNA-binding protein: MVDADDVRAVARTLPRSEEHLVRDRVKFRVGRLVYAALSRDETVLGFAYPKDERDALVASDPETFLPPEPVDVRYNWVRVRLDRLDQAELEELLTDAWRMCVPKYVQRAYDESRTS, encoded by the coding sequence GTGGTGGATGCCGACGACGTGCGGGCCGTCGCCCGCACCCTGCCGCGCAGCGAGGAGCACCTGGTGCGCGACCGGGTGAAGTTCCGCGTGGGGCGGCTGGTCTACGCGGCGCTGTCGCGGGACGAGACGGTGCTGGGGTTCGCGTACCCGAAGGACGAGCGGGACGCGCTGGTGGCGAGCGACCCGGAGACATTCCTGCCGCCGGAGCCGGTGGACGTCCGCTACAACTGGGTGCGCGTCCGCCTGGACCGCCTCGATCAAGCCGAGCTCGAAGAGCTCCTCACCGACGCGTGGCGGATGTGCGTGCCGAAGTACGTCCAGCGCGCCTACGACGAGAGCCGGACCAGCTAG
- a CDS encoding PAS domain-containing sensor histidine kinase, which produces MSRKGTIAVFTALLAAGGLAAGAAAQMVHPAGHVPWAQAPLILGLVALASHLVVRFQCGDDVEALDLFEAVLAPTLVVFPGVAAVALVAAGRLVVGALHRNEGMKVRFNAAQWAAATGCGSLVFAALRSGETLSPRDLAALALAMVVSALVNYATFTGVLCLAGGGTVREVLAGLRPLMLLGWVGGSAVNVAFGLLFASMYVRTPAAVVVIAVPLVVLHWGSRGFATARTDRIRLTGLQAATHALARPIDPRDALAGFLAEVQRCFEADAVDLLETTPNGPMRHRVAGELPYWYGADDGASTASALLLAARDGAVVVRSRRDGGILAAEGWRAAAAAPVRSGDRSFGVLCVYNRGGVEGFEHGETVVLEALAAELAGALVKAELLEGMIEERRQLADIVGNTSDGILTLDERGVVTSWNAGLEQITGHDAAAMLGTVPDTALRPRAEDGTPVPLAYWASGVALPAAVEIVTADHQTRWISCSYTEAPARDGRGPQLVVMARDVTKAHELDKLKDDFVAVVSHELRTPLSPIKGWAMTLLRRGEELSGEQRREGARAILRQADRLEQLILNILEDSRVEADVNLAGIEETVDAAACVAKVVEDFTLLAPERVITVHGCSLAAEVVGRTVRIEQIVANLVANAVKYSPKHEPIEVALERGPGAVLISVTDRGPGIPVEARERVFQRFERLAESPTQTGTGLGLYIARRLATSMGATLDVGPATGGGSTFTLKLRSVRALAAVG; this is translated from the coding sequence GTGAGCCGTAAGGGCACGATCGCGGTCTTCACCGCGCTGCTGGCAGCCGGCGGCCTCGCCGCCGGCGCCGCCGCGCAGATGGTCCATCCGGCGGGGCACGTCCCGTGGGCGCAGGCGCCGTTGATCCTCGGCCTCGTCGCGCTCGCGAGCCACCTCGTCGTGCGGTTCCAGTGCGGCGACGACGTCGAGGCGCTCGACCTGTTCGAGGCGGTGCTCGCGCCGACGCTCGTCGTGTTCCCCGGCGTCGCCGCCGTCGCGCTGGTCGCCGCCGGCCGGCTGGTCGTCGGGGCCCTGCACCGCAACGAGGGGATGAAGGTCCGCTTCAACGCCGCGCAGTGGGCCGCCGCCACCGGCTGCGGCTCGCTGGTGTTCGCCGCGTTGCGGTCGGGCGAGACGCTGTCGCCGCGCGACCTCGCCGCGCTCGCGCTCGCCATGGTCGTCAGCGCGCTCGTCAACTACGCGACGTTCACCGGCGTCCTCTGCCTCGCCGGCGGCGGCACCGTCCGCGAGGTGCTCGCCGGGCTGCGGCCGCTCATGCTCCTCGGCTGGGTCGGCGGCTCCGCCGTCAACGTCGCGTTCGGCCTGCTGTTCGCGTCCATGTACGTCCGCACGCCCGCGGCCGTCGTCGTCATCGCCGTGCCGCTCGTCGTCCTGCACTGGGGCAGCCGCGGCTTCGCGACCGCGCGCACCGACCGCATCCGCCTCACCGGGCTCCAGGCCGCCACGCACGCGCTCGCCCGGCCGATCGACCCGCGCGACGCCCTCGCCGGCTTCCTCGCCGAGGTGCAGCGCTGCTTCGAGGCCGACGCCGTCGACCTGCTCGAGACCACGCCCAACGGCCCGATGCGCCACCGCGTCGCCGGCGAGCTGCCGTACTGGTACGGCGCCGACGACGGCGCCTCCACCGCGTCCGCGCTCCTCCTCGCGGCCCGCGACGGCGCCGTCGTCGTGCGCTCCCGCCGCGATGGCGGCATCCTCGCCGCCGAGGGCTGGCGCGCCGCGGCCGCCGCGCCCGTGCGCAGCGGCGACCGGTCGTTCGGCGTCCTCTGCGTCTACAACCGCGGCGGCGTCGAGGGGTTCGAGCACGGCGAGACCGTCGTCCTCGAGGCGCTCGCCGCCGAGCTCGCCGGCGCGCTCGTCAAGGCCGAGCTGCTCGAGGGCATGATCGAGGAACGCCGCCAGCTCGCCGACATCGTCGGCAACACCTCCGACGGCATCCTCACCCTCGACGAGCGCGGCGTCGTCACGTCGTGGAACGCCGGCCTCGAGCAGATCACCGGCCACGACGCGGCCGCCATGCTCGGCACCGTCCCGGACACCGCGCTGCGCCCGCGCGCCGAGGACGGCACCCCCGTCCCGCTCGCGTACTGGGCGTCCGGTGTCGCCCTCCCGGCCGCCGTCGAGATCGTCACCGCCGACCACCAGACGCGCTGGATCTCCTGCTCCTACACCGAGGCGCCGGCCCGCGACGGCCGCGGCCCGCAGCTCGTCGTCATGGCCCGCGACGTCACCAAGGCGCACGAGCTCGACAAGCTCAAGGACGACTTCGTCGCCGTCGTCTCGCACGAGCTGCGGACGCCGTTGTCGCCCATCAAGGGCTGGGCGATGACGCTGCTGCGCCGCGGCGAGGAGCTGTCCGGCGAGCAGCGTCGCGAGGGCGCGCGCGCCATCCTGCGCCAGGCCGACCGGCTGGAGCAGCTCATCCTCAACATCCTCGAGGACAGCCGCGTCGAGGCCGACGTCAACCTGGCCGGCATCGAGGAGACCGTCGACGCCGCCGCCTGCGTCGCCAAGGTCGTCGAGGACTTCACCCTCCTCGCGCCCGAACGCGTCATCACCGTCCACGGCTGCTCGCTCGCCGCCGAGGTCGTCGGCCGCACCGTGCGCATCGAGCAGATCGTCGCCAACCTCGTCGCCAACGCCGTGAAGTACTCGCCCAAGCACGAGCCGATCGAGGTCGCGCTCGAACGCGGCCCCGGCGCCGTGCTCATCTCCGTCACCGACCGCGGCCCCGGCATCCCCGTCGAGGCGCGCGAGCGGGTGTTCCAGCGGTTCGAGCGGCTCGCCGAGAGCCCCACGCAGACCGGCACCGGCCTCGGCCTCTACATCGCCCGCCGGTTGGCCACCTCCATGGGCGCCACGCTCGACGTCGGCCCGGCCACCGGGGGCGGGAGCACGTTCACGCTCAAGCTGCGGTCGGTGCGCGCGCTGGCGGCCGTCGGCTAG